The following proteins are co-located in the Thermococcus alcaliphilus genome:
- a CDS encoding TPM domain-containing protein: MRRRGFVFTLDALLSLILVMVFVSGMVAIIDNTNVYTSSLREGSKYKAEDVLTTLRNVPLKELVSPEILENWSTSGALDESLVNPDMSPLDIIATYWATRDLFPEKNLTHKAELILGYLLNKTLEGYYYELLINNYTSSYLRKVGGNYSKAFEVSPATLTLSGYKYNQTPRGYMARAYLSKATLIREDLIGIHRALAAACSYYHYNTFTLMTNITIPEDAKSIIADGRFVKRTTQDMDVYLNNTFVTSSSDELIDISDYINPGSTPLKIVYSNGPCGYELGVGSGTTLHLKYQSSSLAVEDPGLVKLYDLESDYTGITYFNTLFVPGEIRNINIHLKTEGVDKVKLYYSFGANTVELLEKDVNENGVDEIDITNDEIKNALQTKAGMDYVNLSKTSFTFILALDSRLSDDGLTFEYGGRDYGGERRRKLYGYPNSWIKIDYVPRILITLYSIPLSIYIDYNDVVYSSCSIYRCSQMQVSYTFPPYADPWYSDLWVGINFNFYAIGTMEFTENGYTIYNGSIDKYLFRIAYTRLNETMMVPGSLNTFIAQSYTSDYGFREGKTRGIIKYFIQGYAGYGEVFPFLLQGYPTYKGYNLTYYYNGSSGIVEKNILVGDPPYKSISIDDLNPDIGGGYAVDDAILRLFDKLNYRGDSNPGEWRKTPFDGSQNNPIDVDLSEEVRISFVDMGEIPGLFEPVQITLRVWRED, translated from the coding sequence CGGAGATTTTGGAAAACTGGAGCACCAGTGGTGCTCTCGATGAGTCTCTTGTGAACCCGGACATGAGTCCCCTTGATATAATCGCCACTTACTGGGCAACTAGAGATCTTTTCCCCGAGAAAAACCTCACCCATAAGGCGGAGCTAATTTTGGGATACCTTTTGAACAAGACCCTCGAGGGCTATTACTACGAACTGCTCATAAACAACTACACGAGCTCTTATCTTAGAAAGGTCGGTGGGAATTACTCCAAGGCTTTTGAGGTTTCTCCCGCAACGCTCACCTTGAGCGGATACAAGTACAACCAGACGCCGAGGGGATATATGGCGAGGGCGTATTTATCAAAAGCGACGCTGATAAGGGAGGACTTAATTGGAATCCACAGAGCACTAGCAGCAGCATGTTCTTATTATCATTACAACACATTCACTCTCATGACCAATATAACTATACCAGAAGATGCCAAATCCATAATTGCGGATGGGAGGTTTGTAAAAAGAACAACCCAAGATATGGATGTGTATCTAAACAACACCTTTGTAACTTCGTCTAGTGATGAGTTAATAGATATAAGTGATTATATCAACCCAGGATCCACTCCGTTAAAGATTGTATATAGCAATGGTCCTTGTGGATACGAGCTTGGAGTTGGTAGTGGCACAACGCTTCATTTAAAATATCAAAGTTCATCCCTTGCAGTCGAAGATCCAGGCTTGGTGAAGCTATATGACTTGGAAAGTGATTACACTGGAATAACTTATTTCAACACCCTCTTTGTGCCCGGCGAAATAAGAAACATAAACATTCACTTGAAGACAGAGGGTGTTGATAAAGTAAAGCTGTATTATTCTTTTGGAGCGAATACTGTGGAGCTTTTGGAGAAAGATGTTAATGAAAACGGGGTGGATGAGATCGATATAACAAATGATGAAATAAAAAATGCCCTTCAGACTAAAGCGGGCATGGACTATGTCAATCTCAGTAAAACATCTTTCACGTTTATATTGGCCTTAGACTCCCGCCTGTCTGATGATGGACTGACTTTTGAGTATGGAGGACGAGACTATGGGGGGGAAAGGCGGAGAAAGCTCTATGGGTATCCAAACTCGTGGATAAAGATTGATTACGTCCCGAGAATCCTCATAACCCTATACTCTATTCCCCTTTCAATTTATATTGATTACAACGATGTAGTTTATTCTTCATGTAGTATCTACAGATGTTCTCAAATGCAGGTAAGTTATACGTTTCCACCATATGCGGATCCCTGGTATTCTGATTTATGGGTTGGGATAAACTTTAATTTTTATGCAATTGGTACTATGGAGTTTACTGAAAACGGCTACACAATCTACAATGGATCTATCGATAAATACCTTTTCAGGATAGCTTATACTAGGCTTAATGAAACCATGATGGTTCCTGGAAGCTTGAATACGTTTATTGCCCAAAGTTATACTTCTGATTACGGATTTAGAGAAGGTAAAACGAGAGGTATTATAAAATACTTCATTCAAGGATATGCCGGTTATGGAGAGGTCTTCCCCTTCCTTCTCCAGGGTTACCCAACTTATAAGGGCTACAATTTGACCTACTACTACAACGGTTCTTCCGGAATTGTGGAGAAGAATATACTTGTTGGAGATCCTCCATACAAGTCTATATCAATTGACGACCTCAACCCTGATATAGGGGGAGGCTACGCTGTAGATGATGCAATTCTAAGACTCTTCGATAAACTCAACTATAGAGGAGACTCAAATCCAGGAGAATGGAGAAAGACACCCTTTGACGGCTCTCAGAATAATCCGATAGATGTTGATCTTTCAGAAGAGGTTAGGATTTCTTTTGTTGATATGGGAGAAATTCCGGGACTTTTTGAGCCTGTACAAATTACCCTGAGAGTATGGAGGGAGGACTGA